In Micrococcus luteus NCTC 2665, a single window of DNA contains:
- a CDS encoding SRPBCC family protein has product MTEMNKTAHGETQQTVTRTIDASAKDVFDFLTLPANHAKFDGSGMVQSDDKTQRIQKVGDVFTMNMHAEHMGGDYQTDNHVVAYDPNKLVGWKTAPAGTEPKGWQWVYRLEDNGSGSTDVSLTYDWTAVTDPELLEKNLFPMVSEEQMEESLAKLASEVG; this is encoded by the coding sequence ATGACCGAGATGAACAAGACCGCCCACGGCGAGACCCAGCAGACCGTCACCCGGACCATCGACGCGTCCGCCAAGGACGTGTTCGACTTCCTGACCCTGCCCGCGAACCATGCGAAGTTCGACGGCTCGGGCATGGTGCAGTCGGACGACAAGACCCAGCGCATCCAGAAGGTCGGCGACGTGTTCACCATGAACATGCACGCGGAGCACATGGGTGGCGACTACCAGACCGACAACCACGTGGTCGCCTACGACCCGAACAAGCTGGTCGGCTGGAAGACCGCCCCCGCCGGCACCGAGCCCAAGGGCTGGCAGTGGGTCTACCGGCTCGAGGACAACGGCTCCGGCAGCACGGACGTGTCCCTCACCTACGACTGGACCGCCGTGACCGACCCGGAGCTGCTGGAGAAGAACCTCTTCCCGATGGTCTCCGAAGAGCAGATGGAGGAGTCGCTCGCGAAGCTGGCCTCCGAGGTCGGCTGA
- a CDS encoding M13 family metallopeptidase has product MTATAEPEVPSPREDLYRHVNAGWMDTHEIPADQGAYGAFLELRDAAELAVRHLCEDAVREVGTGFDPAQARVQATAAAGAHRDAPLAPLDEEDAEGTEHPELKRRIAALYASFMDDETVEARGLEPIASDLAAVATVSTPADLLTLSGLLQRQGVSGLINTGALNDAGNPDRMLLHLLQGGLGLPDESYYRDEAYAEILAQYTEHTGRLLALAGIGADRDEAAALGARVVELEKRIAALHWDVVRTRDAVARYNLMTHDRLTELFPLADAWLEGVDAAGERAAEVVVWQPDFLSGVQELLEGPEAADLEDWRYWLILQVLRSFAGFLPDAFVQENFSFYGRRLAGTEEVRPRWKRAVAFVNGAAGEDVAQLYVARHFPQGHVAAMDELVGLLREAYRRSIEELEWMGEETRQRALEKLAMFRPMVGYPSKWLDYSALEVHAGDLLGNARSSSELEWERDLRKIADGPDPEEWHMTPQTVNAYYSPLENAIVFPAAILQPPFFDPEASMAANLGAIGAVIGHEIGHGFDDQGSRYDGAGRLEDWWTEEDRAAFTERTSRLVAQYNALSPAEAPDHRVNGEFTLGENIGDLGGLGIAHRALEIWRDEGDGASLDAAAGDREFFTAWATVWRQLTRPEAMVTRIASDPHSPNEFRCNQVVKNIDAFHEAFGTREGDPMWLAPEERVTIW; this is encoded by the coding sequence GTGACCGCCACCGCCGAGCCCGAAGTCCCGTCGCCGCGCGAGGACCTGTACCGCCACGTCAACGCCGGGTGGATGGACACCCACGAGATCCCCGCGGACCAGGGCGCCTACGGCGCGTTCCTCGAGCTGCGGGATGCGGCCGAGCTCGCCGTCCGGCACCTGTGCGAGGACGCCGTGCGCGAGGTCGGCACGGGCTTCGACCCCGCCCAGGCGCGTGTGCAGGCGACGGCGGCGGCCGGTGCGCATCGGGACGCCCCACTCGCCCCGCTGGACGAGGAGGACGCGGAGGGCACGGAGCATCCGGAGCTCAAGCGCCGGATCGCCGCGCTGTACGCCTCCTTCATGGACGACGAGACCGTGGAGGCCCGCGGCCTCGAGCCGATCGCCTCGGACCTGGCGGCGGTGGCCACCGTGTCCACCCCCGCGGACCTGCTCACCCTGTCCGGGCTACTGCAGCGCCAGGGCGTCTCCGGCCTCATCAACACCGGCGCCCTCAACGACGCCGGGAACCCGGACCGCATGCTCCTGCACCTGCTCCAGGGCGGCCTGGGCCTGCCGGACGAGTCCTACTACCGGGACGAGGCCTACGCCGAGATCCTCGCGCAGTACACCGAGCACACCGGCCGCCTGCTGGCACTGGCCGGGATCGGCGCGGACCGGGACGAGGCTGCCGCGCTGGGCGCCCGGGTGGTGGAGCTGGAGAAGCGCATCGCCGCCCTGCACTGGGACGTGGTCCGCACCCGGGACGCCGTGGCCCGCTACAACCTCATGACCCACGACCGGCTGACGGAGCTCTTCCCCCTGGCCGACGCCTGGCTCGAGGGCGTGGACGCCGCGGGCGAGCGCGCCGCGGAGGTCGTGGTGTGGCAGCCGGACTTCCTCTCCGGTGTGCAGGAGCTGCTCGAGGGCCCCGAGGCCGCCGACCTCGAGGACTGGCGATACTGGCTGATCCTGCAGGTGCTGCGCTCCTTCGCCGGGTTCCTGCCGGACGCGTTCGTGCAGGAGAACTTCTCCTTCTACGGACGCCGCCTGGCCGGCACCGAGGAGGTCCGTCCCCGCTGGAAGCGCGCGGTCGCGTTCGTCAACGGGGCGGCCGGCGAGGACGTGGCGCAGCTCTACGTGGCCCGCCACTTCCCGCAGGGTCACGTGGCCGCGATGGACGAGCTCGTGGGCCTGCTCCGGGAGGCCTACCGCCGGTCCATCGAGGAGCTCGAGTGGATGGGGGAGGAGACCCGTCAGCGGGCGCTCGAGAAGCTGGCGATGTTTCGCCCCATGGTGGGCTACCCCTCGAAGTGGCTCGACTACTCCGCCCTCGAGGTCCACGCCGGCGACCTGCTGGGCAACGCCCGCTCCTCCTCGGAACTCGAGTGGGAGCGGGACCTGCGCAAGATCGCGGACGGGCCGGACCCGGAGGAGTGGCACATGACGCCGCAGACGGTGAACGCGTACTACTCCCCGCTCGAGAACGCCATCGTCTTCCCGGCCGCCATCCTGCAGCCCCCGTTCTTCGACCCCGAGGCCTCGATGGCCGCGAACCTGGGGGCGATCGGCGCCGTGATCGGCCACGAGATCGGCCACGGATTCGACGACCAGGGCTCGCGGTACGACGGCGCCGGCCGGCTCGAGGACTGGTGGACCGAGGAGGACCGCGCGGCGTTCACCGAGCGCACCTCCCGGCTGGTGGCCCAGTACAACGCGCTCTCCCCGGCCGAGGCCCCGGACCACCGCGTCAACGGCGAGTTCACCCTGGGGGAGAATATCGGCGACCTCGGCGGCCTGGGCATCGCCCACCGCGCCTTGGAGATCTGGCGGGACGAGGGCGACGGCGCCTCCCTCGACGCCGCGGCGGGGGACCGCGAGTTCTTCACCGCCTGGGCCACCGTGTGGCGTCAGCTCACGCGACCGGAGGCCATGGTCACCCGCATCGCCTCGGACCCGCACTCGCCCAACGAGTTCCGCTGCAACCAGGTGGTCAAGAACATCGACGCCTTCCACGAGGCGTTCGGCACGCGCGAGGGGGACCCCATGTGGCTGGCCCCGGAGGAGCGGGTCACCATCTGGTGA
- a CDS encoding MarR family winged helix-turn-helix transcriptional regulator: protein MADGAPGPGRGGDDAGFEAAVQGLEQAFSRLVLQHRQVMARYAAALSPALSVGAMKAFMMLANEGTMTPSAVAEGMLVDRAQVSRMVRDLEAAGLITREPDPRDRRSALLRASPEGLARLDAVRGGPAGRGLRDDLARWDRADIRTLTRLLDRLAAERQTRMQDPAESE, encoded by the coding sequence GTGGCTGACGGCGCCCCGGGCCCGGGCAGAGGCGGCGACGACGCGGGCTTCGAGGCCGCCGTCCAGGGGCTCGAACAGGCGTTCTCGCGTCTGGTCCTGCAGCACCGCCAGGTGATGGCCCGCTACGCGGCGGCCCTCAGCCCGGCCCTGTCCGTCGGGGCGATGAAGGCGTTCATGATGCTGGCCAACGAGGGGACCATGACGCCCTCGGCCGTGGCCGAGGGCATGCTGGTGGACCGCGCCCAGGTCTCCCGTATGGTCCGCGACCTCGAGGCCGCCGGGCTGATCACCCGCGAGCCGGACCCGCGGGACCGCCGCTCCGCCCTCCTGAGGGCCAGCCCCGAGGGGCTCGCCCGCCTCGACGCGGTGCGCGGCGGCCCGGCGGGTCGCGGGCTGCGCGACGACCTGGCGCGCTGGGACCGCGCGGACATCCGGACGCTGACGCGCCTGCTGGACCGGCTGGCCGCCGAACGGCAGACCCGGATGCAGGACCCCGCCGAGTCCGAGTGA
- a CDS encoding MDR family MFS transporter, whose amino-acid sequence MTPTSPAPEAVAPAGAPSLERAAADAARHRSVLQALTGLLLGMFVSMIANTVVSTSMPVIIHDIGGDQTAYTWVITSALLATAIATPIWGKLADLVNRKVLFQLALVLFVAASAAAGFTHDPTFLIVCRTVQGLGGGGLAALSQVIMADIISPRERGRYMGLFGAVMAVATVGGPLVGGVITDLWGWRWNFFVAVPFAVVALVMVQRTLHLPHRERQKVSIDYLGIVFLTVATALLLIWVTSAGRDFDWASTTTAWMLGGVAVATILFVVTELRVAEPLIPLTLFRDRTFTLATIASIATGLAMFGSSVYLAQYMQLARGATPTQAGLMTIPMILGLLVSSTVIGGLITRTGVWKRWLVIGAVLLIAGTALLGTLHYDTSFWLVSLYMFLLGAGVGMTMQNLVLVVQNTTDPRQMGVASSGVTFFRTLGGSIGVAVMGAVVSNVVPDRIEERRADLAAALRSLGPDAAEWSESLKSSTLPRVAEMPDGLRSIFEDVYATGISHAFLVGVPLAIVALIAILFLPNIPLGRMTTSERLHATRADLATHSTAEAMQTLPATGPIPVVTAAQGQHPAEDPEESRAVTAERPATASPVAGRPVVPAALAVAGTALLAAVVTALVQARRG is encoded by the coding sequence ATGACCCCGACCTCCCCCGCCCCCGAGGCCGTCGCGCCGGCCGGCGCCCCCTCGCTCGAGCGCGCCGCCGCCGACGCCGCGCGCCACCGCTCCGTGCTCCAGGCCCTGACCGGCCTCCTGCTGGGCATGTTCGTCTCGATGATCGCCAACACGGTGGTCTCGACGTCGATGCCGGTGATCATCCACGACATCGGCGGCGACCAGACCGCCTACACCTGGGTCATCACCTCGGCCCTGCTCGCCACGGCCATCGCCACCCCGATCTGGGGCAAGCTGGCCGACCTCGTCAACCGCAAGGTCCTCTTCCAGCTCGCCCTGGTGCTCTTCGTCGCCGCCTCCGCGGCGGCCGGCTTCACCCACGACCCGACCTTCCTGATCGTCTGCCGCACCGTGCAGGGCCTGGGCGGCGGCGGCCTCGCCGCACTCAGCCAGGTGATCATGGCGGACATCATCAGCCCGCGTGAGCGCGGCCGCTACATGGGCCTGTTCGGCGCCGTGATGGCCGTGGCCACGGTGGGCGGCCCGCTCGTCGGCGGCGTGATCACCGACCTGTGGGGCTGGCGCTGGAACTTCTTCGTGGCGGTGCCCTTCGCCGTCGTCGCCCTGGTGATGGTGCAGCGCACCCTCCACCTGCCGCACCGCGAGCGCCAGAAGGTGTCCATCGACTACCTCGGCATCGTGTTCCTGACCGTGGCCACCGCGCTGCTGCTGATCTGGGTCACCAGCGCCGGCCGCGACTTCGACTGGGCCAGCACCACCACCGCGTGGATGCTCGGCGGCGTCGCCGTCGCCACCATCCTGTTCGTCGTGACCGAGCTGCGCGTCGCCGAGCCGCTCATCCCGCTCACCCTCTTCCGCGACCGCACCTTCACCCTCGCGACGATCGCCTCGATCGCCACGGGCCTGGCCATGTTCGGCTCCTCCGTCTACCTGGCCCAGTACATGCAGCTGGCCCGCGGAGCGACGCCGACCCAGGCCGGCCTCATGACCATCCCGATGATCCTCGGCCTGCTCGTGTCCTCCACGGTGATCGGCGGCCTCATCACCCGCACCGGCGTGTGGAAGCGCTGGCTCGTGATCGGCGCCGTCCTGCTGATCGCCGGCACCGCCCTGCTCGGCACCCTGCACTACGACACCTCGTTCTGGCTGGTGTCCCTCTACATGTTCCTGCTCGGCGCCGGCGTCGGCATGACCATGCAGAACCTCGTGCTCGTTGTGCAGAACACCACGGACCCGCGGCAGATGGGCGTCGCCAGCTCCGGCGTCACCTTCTTCCGCACCCTGGGCGGCAGCATCGGCGTCGCCGTGATGGGCGCCGTGGTGTCCAACGTGGTCCCGGACCGCATCGAGGAGCGCCGCGCGGACCTCGCCGCGGCCCTGCGCAGCCTGGGCCCGGACGCCGCCGAGTGGTCCGAGAGCCTCAAGTCCAGCACCCTGCCACGCGTGGCGGAGATGCCCGACGGCCTGCGCTCGATCTTCGAGGACGTCTACGCCACCGGCATCTCCCACGCGTTCCTCGTGGGCGTGCCGCTCGCGATCGTCGCGCTGATCGCGATCCTGTTCCTGCCGAACATCCCGCTGGGCCGCATGACCACCTCCGAGCGCCTCCACGCCACCCGCGCCGACCTGGCCACCCACTCCACGGCCGAGGCCATGCAGACGCTGCCCGCGACCGGTCCGATCCCCGTGGTGACCGCGGCGCAGGGGCAGCATCCGGCCGAGGACCCGGAGGAGTCCCGGGCGGTGACGGCCGAGCGCCCGGCGACGGCGTCGCCGGTGGCCGGCCGGCCCGTCGTCCCCGCGGCACTGGCCGTGGCAGGGACGGCCCTGCTGGCGGCCGTCGTCACCGCGCTGGTCCAGGCCCGCCGTGGCTGA
- a CDS encoding 2-hydroxyacid dehydrogenase: MTPRFLLMTRLPEPGLGMLRAAGEVVDGADVGGDAALARLVASGDYDVVVSALDQKFTADVLADARIRGIANYAVGYNNVDVAAATRRGIAVGNTPDVLTDATADIAMLLILGVTRRAHEGERMVREGRFHGWAPDLLVGRDVRGATLGLAGFGRIGKAVAERALAFGMDVVFAPRPPAHREVAAEELGDLAGRVRQVRWEELVEVADVLSLHVPLTDDTHHLVDAEVIAKMKDDAVLVNTARGPVVDEVALVTALREGRLFGAGLDVYEDEPALAPGLAELENVMLLPHLGSATRDTRAAMAELAARNAIAMATGAEVPALVNPEVRG, translated from the coding sequence GTGACCCCCCGTTTCCTGCTCATGACCCGCCTCCCCGAGCCCGGGCTCGGGATGCTGCGCGCGGCCGGAGAGGTGGTGGACGGCGCCGACGTCGGAGGGGACGCCGCGCTCGCGCGGCTGGTGGCCTCGGGGGACTACGACGTCGTCGTCTCGGCCCTGGACCAGAAGTTCACCGCCGACGTGCTCGCCGACGCGCGGATCAGGGGCATCGCCAACTACGCGGTCGGCTACAACAACGTGGACGTGGCCGCCGCGACGCGGCGGGGGATCGCCGTCGGCAACACCCCGGACGTGCTCACGGACGCCACCGCGGACATCGCGATGCTCCTGATCCTCGGTGTGACCCGCCGCGCCCACGAGGGTGAGCGGATGGTGCGCGAGGGGCGCTTCCACGGCTGGGCGCCGGACCTGCTCGTGGGCAGGGACGTGCGCGGCGCGACCCTGGGCCTGGCCGGTTTCGGGCGGATCGGCAAGGCGGTGGCCGAGCGCGCGCTCGCCTTCGGCATGGACGTCGTGTTCGCGCCGCGGCCTCCCGCGCACCGGGAGGTGGCGGCCGAGGAGCTCGGCGACCTCGCCGGCCGCGTCCGTCAGGTCCGCTGGGAGGAGCTCGTCGAGGTCGCGGACGTCCTCTCCCTCCACGTGCCCCTGACGGACGACACACACCACCTCGTGGATGCGGAGGTGATCGCGAAGATGAAGGACGACGCCGTCCTCGTCAACACGGCCCGCGGGCCCGTGGTGGACGAGGTGGCCCTCGTCACAGCCCTGCGCGAGGGTCGGCTCTTCGGCGCCGGCCTGGACGTCTACGAGGATGAGCCCGCCCTGGCCCCGGGCCTGGCCGAGCTGGAGAACGTGATGCTCCTGCCGCACCTGGGCTCCGCCACCCGGGACACCCGCGCCGCAATGGCCGAGCTGGCCGCGCGCAACGCGATCGCCATGGCCACGGGCGCGGAGGTCCCGGCCCTCGTCAACCCCGAGGTGCGCGGCTGA